From the genome of Streptomyces sp. S4.7:
TCCAGGAACGCCGTGACCCGGCCGCTGTCGTCCGTCGGCACCAGCCCGAACGCCCTCGGGTCGTCGACCCGTGTCAGATGCAGCGAGACGTCCGCCCCGGCCGACGCGTGGGTGTCGACCAGCGCGCCGATGTCCAGGCCCGTCAGGATGTCGCCGTTGAAGATGAGCACCGGGTCGTCCGGACCGGAGTCCAGCCGGGAGGCGACGTTGCGGATCGCCCCGCCGGTGCCGAGCGGCTCGTGTTCGGTGACGTACTCCAGCCGCAGGCCGAGCGACGAGCCGTCGCCGAAGTACGGCTCGAAGACCTCGGCCAGATAGGACGTCGCGAGGACGATGTGCTCGACACCGGCCGCCCGCGCCCGCCCCAACTGGTGTGCGAGGAACGGGACACCGGCCGCCGGGACCATCGGCTTCGGCGTGTGCACCGTGAGCGGCCGTAGCCGGGTGCCTTTACCGCCGACCAGGAGGATCGCTTCAGTCACCTTGTTCGTCTCTGCTTCCTGCTGGGGCCGGCGGTCCCCCCGTCCGGGGGGTGACCGGCCAGTCTAGGAGCGTCCCTGGTACTTCGCGGCGGACACACGGACCGAGCCGAGTTTGCTGTAGAGCTTGTTGCCCGGACAGTCGGTCACGAACCCGTCCCGATGACCGGACACCGCGTTCATGGCGACCTTCTGGCCCTTCTTGTACTTGTTGCTGCCGCCGGACGTCAGCGTCACCTTGCCCCGCGGGTTGATCCCGTGCAGGCCGAGCTTCCAGGCGCTGAGCTTGGCGACGGCGGTCGTGACGGCCGCGGGCGGGCTGGTGCTGGAGTACGAGCCGAGAACCGCGATGCCCGTGGTGTTCGTGTTGAAACCGAGGGTGTGAGCACCCATGACCGGCTTCGTGACGCCCCCCGCGCGCCCCTCGTAGATGTTTCCGCACTTGTCGACGGCGAAGTTGTAGCCGATGTCCCGCCAGCCGCTGCTCGTCACGTGGTAGCGGTAGATACCGCGAATGACGGAGGGCGCCTGCTTGCAGGTGTAGTTGTTGCCGGTCGCGCTGTGATGGACGAAGGCGGCCTTCACCGTCTTCGTGTAGCCGAACTGCTTTTCACGCAGCTTCTCGTTGGCGCCCCAGCCCTTGCGCGAGATGATCCTGGGGCGCGGCGCGGTGTGCGGCCTGGCGGCGACGCCGGTGTCCGCGACGGTGCCGTCGTCGGTCTCCGTGACCGTGCCGTCGTCCGGGTCCGTGGCGACGCTGTCCCCGGTCTCCGGGGCGGCGCCGTCCTCGGCGTCCTGGTCGGTCCCTGCGGGGTCCGGATCGGCGGCGATCGCCTGGCCGCGCGAGGCGTCGGCCTCCGTCACCGGCAGTTGTTCCGGTGCCTCCCCCGGGTCGACCAGTTCCAGGCTCAGTCCGCTGGGCAGCGACGCGCGGGCCGGGCCGCCGTCCGGGTCTTCGTCCGCCCGGACCCGTGCCTCGACACCGTCCGACGCCCCGACCCACAGGGGTGCGGTCGAGCCCCGTACGGTGCCGGAGTCGCGTTCCGACGTACCGAGGTCGGCGCCGTGTTCGGCGTTGTGCGTCTCCAGGTCCTGCCAGCCGGACCAGGCGCCCGTCCCGGCGGACCGGTTTCTGACCTGGACCGAGCCGTGGAGTTCGGCGTCGGCGTCGTCCCAGACGACACCGACGAGCGAGAAGGGTTGGACGTCCCGCTGGGGCAGCCCCTGCTCGGTGGCGACACCGGAGGAGCGTTCCGACCCGAGCGGGACGAGTGGCAGCGACTCGGTGGAGCCCGGAACGGATGTGCCCGCTCCGGTGTCCTGGGGAGCCGCCACAGCCCCGGAGGGCAGAGAGAGCGGGAGTACGAGAGCCGCGGCACACGCGACACCGATCGAGGATGACAGGAATACACGCATGTCCCGATCGTGCGGTCGGCCGGCCGTCGCCGCCTTCCGGGAGCACCCCGGGGAAACTGACGGTCCATCGGACCAACCGGTGGACGGCGTCACCGGTACGGCGGTGTGCGCCCGGCGCCCCGGCGTACCCTTGCCCGCGTGAACGCCAGCGACCGCACCCCCGCCGACCTGCTGCGATCCGCTCTCACCACGGATCCGGCCCGCCCCTTGGTCACCTTCTACGACGATGCCACCGGTGAACGCGTGGAATTGTCCGTGGCCACCTTCGCCAATTGGGCGTCCAAGACCGCCAATCTCCTCCAGGGCGACCTCGCCGCCGCGCCCGGCGACCGGCTCGCGCTGCTGCTGCCCGCCCACTGGCAGACGGCCGTCTGGCTGCTCGCCTGTTCCTCGGTGGGGGTGTGCGTCGAGATCGGCGGCGACCCGGCCGACGCGGATGTCGTCGTCAGCGGCCCGGCCCCGGACGACCTCGCCGCCGCCCGCGCCTGCCGGGGCGAGCGGCTGGCCCTCGCGCTGCGTCCGCTCGGGGGCCGCTTCCCCCAGGCGCCCGACGGGTTCGCCGACTACGCGGTCGAGGTGCCCGGCCAGGGCGACCGCTTCGCCCCGTTCGCCCCGGTGGACCCGGACGCGCCCGCGCTCGCCGTCGCCGGTACGGAGCTGACGGCGGCCCAGGTCGTCGAGCGGGCCCGCGCCGACGCCAAGGCCCTCGGTCTGACGGCGCCCGGCGCCCGGCTGCTGTCCGCCAGGCCGTACGACTCCTGGGAGGGGCTCTCGGCCGGGCTGTTCGCGCCGCTCGCCGCGGGCTCGTCGGTGGTGCTGTGCCGCAACATGGATCAGTTGTCGGCGCAGGGGCTGGCCAAGCGGATCGAGAGCGAGCGCGTCACCGGCACGGCGCAGGGCGACACGGTGAGCTGATGGCCGGACGGGTTCCGGCGCGGAGCGCCGCCTGCGGTAGATGATCGTCGGTAGATCCAGTTCAGTGCACAACCAAGCGTGCGGTTCAGCCGTCTACCCCTGAAACCGGCGGAGCCGTGCGCCGCCGACGCCATGAAGGATGGACTCGCCCGTGACCGACAGTGCTGGCACGCCGCCCGAACCGGACCCCCGGGCCGACGACGAGCCGCCGACCGCGTCGCCCGGATCCGACGGCGGCGACACCTCGGCGGAGAGAGCCGGCGCCGCGGAAGCCGGAGCCGAGAAAACCGGTGCGGAGGAAGCCGCCGAAGCCGTACCGGACGGAGCGACGGCCGAGACCAGGGCCGACGCGGAAGCCTCAGGGGAGGCCGAGACGTCCGACAGCCCGGACGCGCCTGCCGCCCCTCCCGCCGACGGCGACGACCCCGGCACCGACGACGCCCCGCGCAGACGCCACTGGCTCCGCTGGGCCGCCCTCGGCACCTCCGTCGCCGTCCTCGCCGCCTCCGGTGTCGGCTGGTGGTTCTACCAGAAGCTCGACGGCAACATCACCACCGACACCACCGCCGAAGCCGAGCTGCGGACGTACGAGAAGGAACGCCCCAAGCCCATCGCCGTCGACGCGAAGAACATCCTGCTCATCGGCTCCGACACCCGCTCCGGCGAGGGCAACGGCAAGTACGGCCGCGACGACGGCGGTTCGCAGCGCTCCGACACCACGATCCTGCTGCACCTCGCCGCCGACCGGCAGAGCGCTACCGCCGTCTCCATCCCGCGCGATCTGATGGTCGAGATCCCGAGCTGCCAGACCTCGGACGGCAAGCGCTCACGCGAGCAGTCCGCGCAGTTCAACTGGGCTTTCCAGTTCGGCGGTACGGCGTGCGCGGTACGTACGGTCGAGAAGCTCACCGGTATCCGCGTCGACCATCACATGGTGGTCGACTTCAGCGGGTTCAAGGACATGGTGGACGCCGTCAACGGCGTCGAGGTCTGCCTCAAGAAGCCCGTCGACGACAGCGACGCGCATCTGAAGCTGCCGGCGGGCAAGCAGACCCTCACCGGCGAGGAAGCCCTCGGTTTCGTACGGGCCCGCAAGACCATCGGTGACGGCAGCGACACCGAACGCATGGAGCGCCAGCAGCAGTTCCTGGGGTCGCTGGTCAAGAAGGTGCAGAGCAACGGCGTTCTGCTCAATCCGACCCGGCTGTATCCGGTGCTGGACGCGGCGACAAAGTCGCTGACGACGGATCCCGGACTGAACACGCTCAGGGATCTGTACGACCTGGCACGCGGTCTGCGGAACGTACCGACGGAAAAGGTGCAATTCCTTACCGTACCGCGACAGCCTTATGTCAATGACCCGAACCGTGACGAGCTGGTACAGCCCGATGCGGGGGAGCTGTTCACGCAACTGCGCAAGGACGAGCCCGTCTCGGTCGTCCCCGCGGGCCAGGAGCGGAACAGCGGAAACGAACAGGGGGACACCCAACGTGACGACGAAAGTGCGAAGACGGACGGAAAGCCGGACGACACGGGATCGTCGAGCGCCACTCCCACTCCGTCTTTCCCGGGCACAAATGCCGCCGCCGGGCTGTGCGAGTAAAAGCAATACCAAGTAGAGGTCGGCACTCTATGACGATTGGGCAGATTGCCCCCTTGTAAGAAGAGTCGAATTTGTCACTGACGTCGCTCGACGCTGAACTGGGCGGATAGTGTGACGCGATCCGGTACATCGGGCCGCAGTGGTCGCGCACACCGCCGGATCGAAAGACCGAGCGCTTTTGGGGGATGAAGCGCTTCGCGTGGCACCGACGGAGGACTCAAGCAACCGTGGATGCGCAAGGCCGTGGACAAGGCGACGGGATCGATCCCGCCGACCAGTGGGTACTCAACCCGCAGACCGGCAATTACGAATTGCGACTGAACCACTCCGAAGGGCAGTCGTCCGCCCCTTCCCGTGACGCGGGAAACGGGCACGACGCTCCTCGTCGGTCGAGAAACGCGCCGCACACGGAAGGGTCGCCGCAGGGGCGTTCGGCCAGGGAGCGCAGAGCCCCCGGCGCCGCGGGCACCGGGGCGGGCGTCGGCGCGGCCGACGAAGCCGGCGCGAGCATCCCGCGCGCCCGTAACTCCTCCGGCTCCACCGGCACTTCGGGTACCTCCCGCCGCGACGTACCCGCCCAGCGAGGGCGCCGCGACGCGAACAACGCCGACGCGGCGGGCGCCGCAGCGGGCCGTCGCAAGCGCAAGGCGCCGCCCGCGTCCCGCAAGAAGAAGGTCCTCGGCTGGACGGGCGGCATCACGGCGTTCATCCTCATCGGCGGGGCGGGAGCCGCCTACTACGCGTACCAGGAGCTCAACGGCAACATCAGCACGATCGATGTCGAGGGAGCGGGCAGCGGAGGGTTCAAGAAGGACCAGGCCGTCAACATCCTGGTGATCGGTACCGACAAGCGCACCGGGTCGGGCAACGAGGGTTACGGCGACAAGGACAGTGTCGGCCACGCCGACACCACGATCCTCTTCCATGTCTCCAAGGACCGGACGAACGCGACCGCGCTCTCCATCCCCCGCGACCTGATCACCGACATCCCGGACTGCGAGACGAACACCGAATCCGGTAAGAAGATCGTCCCGGGTGAGCAGGGCGTCCGCTTCAACACCAGCCTCGGCCAGTCGGAGCGCGACCCGGGCTGCACGATGCGTACGGTCAAGGAGCTGACCGGGCTGACGGTCGACCACTTCATGATGGCCGACTTCAACGCGGTGAAGACACTGACGACCGCGGTCGGCGGTGTCGAGGTGTGCGTCGCCAAGGACGTCGACGACCCCGACTCGCATCTGAAGCTGAGCAAGGGCAAGCACGTCATCAAGGGCGAGCAGGCTCTCGCCTTCGTACGTACGCGCCACAGCTTCGGCAACGAGAGCGACCTGGACCGCATCCAGACCCAGCAGCAGTTCCTGAGCGCCATGATCCGCAAGATGAAGTCCAGCGAGACCCTGACCAGCCCTTCGAAGCTGTGGGACCTGGCATCGGCGGCGACCGACGCGCTCACGGTCGACACGGGTATCGGCAGCATCGAGAAGCTGCGCGACCTCGGTACGGAGCTGGCCAAGGTCAATCCCAAGAACATCAGCTTCACCACGCTCCCCGTCATAGACAACCCGGCGGAGGTCGTGAAGGCGACGGTCGTCGTGAACGAGGCGAAGGCCAAGCCGCTGTTCGCCATGATGCAGAGCGACACCTCCCTCACCGAGGTGAAGGAGCAGGAGAAGGCCGCCAAGAGCAAGCAGGCGGCGCTCCTCGAGGGAACCAAGGCGGCACCCGCCGATGTCAGGGTCGATGTGTTCAACGGCGGCGGGCCGCAGGGTTCCGCCCAGGAGACGCTCGCCTGGCTCCAGAACGAAGAAGGCGTACCGAAGTCCACCAACAAGGGCAACGCGCCCGAGGAACTGGACAAGACGTCGCTGGATTACGCACCGAACCAGGCAGACCAGGCCCGCCGTCTCGCGGACATGATGGGCCTGCCCGCCGCGGCGATGAAGCCGGGCAAGGAGGACGCCGAGGGGTTGCAGGCGATGACCCTGACTCTCGGTGCGGACTTCAAGGGTGCGGGCGTGCCCATCGCCGGACCGGCGAAGGCGCCGGACGGCGTGCAGAAGGTGGAAGCCGACAAGCAAGTGTGCGCCAAGTGAGCCAGGCCCCGGTACGCCCGGAGCGCCTGCTCGCGCTGAGCGCTTGAGCGACAGGGGCAGGGGGCACGGGGTGGAACAGAGCACGCGCAGACAGAGGTCACGGCAACACGTCCCGCATGCCGACGAGTTGGGCTGGGACGACAGTCTGTACGAGGACGGTGCGGGAGCGGACAGGCCCGCGGGCGCACCCGATGCCGCGTCGGGCGACGGCTCCGGCGACGCCGCCGGCAGTGGTGACGGATCGGGCGGGGCGAGAAGGAGCGGTCCCCGCCGCAACGGCGCGCGCCCGCGCAACCGGCGCGGCAAACGCCGAATACTGCGCTGGGTCTCCTCAGTCGTCGCCCTGCTGATACTCGGCACGGCCGGCGCCGGATACCTCTACTACCGCCATCTCGACGGCAAGCTCAAGAAGGAAGACCTGACGCTCGGCGACAAGCCGATGGCCGACCACAAGGCCAACTCCGCGGGCCAGACCCCGCTCAACATCCTGCTCATCGGTTCCGACGCCCGCGACTCCAAGGCGAACCAGAAACTCGGCGGCGCCAAGGAGACCTTCGGCGGCCCGCCTCTGGCCGACGTACAGATGCTGCTCCATGTGTCGGCCGACCGCAGCAACATGTCGGTGGTCTCCATGCCGCGCGACACCATGCTGAAGATGCCCAAGTGCACCGACCCGGAAACCGGCAAGGTCTACCCGGCGAGCACGGGCAACGTGCAGACCAACGAGAGCCTGGGACGCGGGGGTCCAGGCTGCACGGTGGCCACGTGGTACGAGCTCACCGGCATCACCATCGACCACTTCATGATGATCGACTTCGCCGGTGTGGTGTCGATGGCGGACGCCATCGGCGGCGTACCGGTCTGCGTCCAGGAGAACGTCCACTCGCGCAACGCCGAGGGCAAGGGCTCGGGGCTGAAGCTGGAGAAGGGCGAGAACGTCATCCAGGGCGAGGAGGCGCTCCAGTGGCTGCGTACGCGTTACGGCTTCGAGGACGGCAGCGACCTCGCCCGCACCCACGCCCAGCACATGTACATGAACTCGATGGTCCGGGAGCTGCGCAAGGGCGCCAAGCTGACCGACCCCGGAAAGCTGATGAGCCTCGCGGAGGCGGCCACCGACGCGCTGACCGTCGACAAGGGCCTCGGCGGCGTCAAGAAGCTCTACGACCTGGCGGAAGAGCTCAAGCAGGTGCCCACGAACCGCATCACGATGGCCACGATGCCGAACGTGTACGGCGAGGGCTCCGAGTCCGGGCGGGTGTTCCCGAAGCCGGGCGACGCCGAGCAGCTGTTCGACATGGTCCGCGACGACGTGCCGCTGGACGGCAAGGCGTCGAAGCGCAAGCCCCCGGCCGAGTCCAAGGACCCGGCGGCGGCTCCCGCCGAGACCGCGGTGCTCGTACGCAACGGCACCGGCAGCGACACACAGGCGCCGACGCCGCAGCGGGCCACGGCGGTCGCGGGGCTGCTCAACTCCGAGGGCTACACGAAGGCCGTGGCGGACGTGACGCCCGACGCCACCGCGCGCACCGAAGTCCTGTTCCCCAGCGCGGACTTGGAGGGTGACGCCCAGGCGATCGCCAAGTCGCTCGGTATTCCGGTGAGTTCGGCGAAGAAGTCGACGGACGTGTCGGGTGTGACGCTGGTCGTGGGCGCCGACTGGCGTACGGGTGACACGTACCCGAAGTCGGCGGCGAAGGACGAGGGCAAGACGCCGGACACGGCGCGTGCGCTCAACGGCGCCGACGACACCGAGTGCATGGAGATCCAGCCCGGCTTCACCTTCTAGCCGGGCCGGTCTCGTCCGTAGGGACCACAGACGGAGAAGGAGCCCCGGGGCGATGCGCCCCCGGGGCTCCTTTCCGTACGTATCCGCCCCGCTCAGGCGGACTGCTGGACCGCCGGGCGGCGGCTCGCGATGACCTTCTTGGCGAGCGAGCGCGGGCTGGTCAGGAAGCCGACCCCCCACGACATGTGCATCGTGGCGAGCGCGAGCGGGATCTGGAGCCGCGCCTTGAGGGGCAGGCCCTTGCCCGCAGGTACGGAGCCCGCGACGATCGCCGCGAGGTAGCCGCCGGGGACGATGAGCGCCCAGGGGGTGAAGGCCAGGCCGACGACGACGCCGAGGACGTTGGCGCAGACCGCGACCGGCGGGGCCAGGTAGCGCAGATTGATCGAGCCCGAGTGGAAGCGGGCGACGACATGGCGCCAACGGCCGTAGTTCCTGTACTGCTTGGCGAGCTCCCGGACGGACGGCCGCGGCCGGTACTGGACGCGCAGCTCGGGCGAGAACCAGATCCGGCCGCCGGCCTCGCGGATCCGGAAGTTCAGCTCCCAGTCCTGGGCCCGGATGAACTCCTCGTTGTAGCCGCCCTGTTGCTCCAGCGCGGCCCGCCGGAAGACCCCCAGGTAGACGGTCTCGGCGGGGCCCGCCGAGCCGCCCGTGTGGAAGGCCGCGTTACCGACCCCTATCTTGGAGGTCATCGCCGCGGCGACGGCGTGCTCCCAGTCGTTCTCGCCCTCGGCGTTCATGATGCCGCCGACGTTCTGCGCGCCCGTCTCCTCCAGGAGCCGTACGGCGGTGGAGATGTAGTTCGGCGAGAGCATTCCGTGGCCGTCGACGCGCACGACGACGGGGTGCTTGGACGCCTTGATGGCCGCGTTGAGCGCCGCCGGCGTGCGGCCGGTCGGATTGGGCACGGTCTGCACGCGGGCGCGGTCGCTGTCCGCCGTCTCGCGCACGAGTTCGGCCGCGATCTCGTCGGTGCGGTCCGTGGACGGGCCGAGCGCGATGACCACTTCCATCTCGCCGTCGTACTCCTGCTCCAGGATGTGCTGGACGGAGTTCCTCAGATGCCGTTCCTCGTTGAGCACCGGCATGATCACGGAGACGGCGGGGGGCTGGGCAGGCATGTGGTCCTTCGGGCGTCAGGGAGAGGGGTTCACCGAACGCCACGTTACCGCGAATGGGGGACTGCGACGCGCGTCGGGCGGGCTCAGCGCAAGGCTGCTGATCGTATGGGCCTACGTTGCGTCCCCTGTCCCCCTTCGCCCGTCACCCGGTAGTCCAGCCGTCCCCGTCACCCGCGGAGGTGTCCCCCGTGCCCACACCACCCCGCTCCCCCCGGCCCCGCCCGGCCGGTCGGCCGAGACCGCCGCAGACCGGCGTACGGAGCGCGCGGAACGTACGGAACGCGAGGAACGGCCGGAAGGCGCGCGGCGGACGCGACGGACGGCCCCGCTGGGGAATGCGGGTGGCGACCACCCTCTCGGTGCTCGTCCTCTGCGCCGGCGGCATCGGCCACGCGCTGGTGACCAGTCTCGACACGGGGATCGACCGGGTCGACCCGTTCAAGGACATGAAGAACCGGCCGGACGCGGGTCACGGCATGAACATCCTCCTCGTCGGCACCGACGGCCGCGA
Proteins encoded in this window:
- a CDS encoding peptidoglycan recognition protein, with the translated sequence MRVFLSSSIGVACAAALVLPLSLPSGAVAAPQDTGAGTSVPGSTESLPLVPLGSERSSGVATEQGLPQRDVQPFSLVGVVWDDADAELHGSVQVRNRSAGTGAWSGWQDLETHNAEHGADLGTSERDSGTVRGSTAPLWVGASDGVEARVRADEDPDGGPARASLPSGLSLELVDPGEAPEQLPVTEADASRGQAIAADPDPAGTDQDAEDGAAPETGDSVATDPDDGTVTETDDGTVADTGVAARPHTAPRPRIISRKGWGANEKLREKQFGYTKTVKAAFVHHSATGNNYTCKQAPSVIRGIYRYHVTSSGWRDIGYNFAVDKCGNIYEGRAGGVTKPVMGAHTLGFNTNTTGIAVLGSYSSTSPPAAVTTAVAKLSAWKLGLHGINPRGKVTLTSGGSNKYKKGQKVAMNAVSGHRDGFVTDCPGNKLYSKLGSVRVSAAKYQGRS
- a CDS encoding TIGR03089 family protein — encoded protein: MNASDRTPADLLRSALTTDPARPLVTFYDDATGERVELSVATFANWASKTANLLQGDLAAAPGDRLALLLPAHWQTAVWLLACSSVGVCVEIGGDPADADVVVSGPAPDDLAAARACRGERLALALRPLGGRFPQAPDGFADYAVEVPGQGDRFAPFAPVDPDAPALAVAGTELTAAQVVERARADAKALGLTAPGARLLSARPYDSWEGLSAGLFAPLAAGSSVVLCRNMDQLSAQGLAKRIESERVTGTAQGDTVS
- a CDS encoding LCP family protein, which encodes MDSPVTDSAGTPPEPDPRADDEPPTASPGSDGGDTSAERAGAAEAGAEKTGAEEAAEAVPDGATAETRADAEASGEAETSDSPDAPAAPPADGDDPGTDDAPRRRHWLRWAALGTSVAVLAASGVGWWFYQKLDGNITTDTTAEAELRTYEKERPKPIAVDAKNILLIGSDTRSGEGNGKYGRDDGGSQRSDTTILLHLAADRQSATAVSIPRDLMVEIPSCQTSDGKRSREQSAQFNWAFQFGGTACAVRTVEKLTGIRVDHHMVVDFSGFKDMVDAVNGVEVCLKKPVDDSDAHLKLPAGKQTLTGEEALGFVRARKTIGDGSDTERMERQQQFLGSLVKKVQSNGVLLNPTRLYPVLDAATKSLTTDPGLNTLRDLYDLARGLRNVPTEKVQFLTVPRQPYVNDPNRDELVQPDAGELFTQLRKDEPVSVVPAGQERNSGNEQGDTQRDDESAKTDGKPDDTGSSSATPTPSFPGTNAAAGLCE
- a CDS encoding LCP family protein, translated to MDAQGRGQGDGIDPADQWVLNPQTGNYELRLNHSEGQSSAPSRDAGNGHDAPRRSRNAPHTEGSPQGRSARERRAPGAAGTGAGVGAADEAGASIPRARNSSGSTGTSGTSRRDVPAQRGRRDANNADAAGAAAGRRKRKAPPASRKKKVLGWTGGITAFILIGGAGAAYYAYQELNGNISTIDVEGAGSGGFKKDQAVNILVIGTDKRTGSGNEGYGDKDSVGHADTTILFHVSKDRTNATALSIPRDLITDIPDCETNTESGKKIVPGEQGVRFNTSLGQSERDPGCTMRTVKELTGLTVDHFMMADFNAVKTLTTAVGGVEVCVAKDVDDPDSHLKLSKGKHVIKGEQALAFVRTRHSFGNESDLDRIQTQQQFLSAMIRKMKSSETLTSPSKLWDLASAATDALTVDTGIGSIEKLRDLGTELAKVNPKNISFTTLPVIDNPAEVVKATVVVNEAKAKPLFAMMQSDTSLTEVKEQEKAAKSKQAALLEGTKAAPADVRVDVFNGGGPQGSAQETLAWLQNEEGVPKSTNKGNAPEELDKTSLDYAPNQADQARRLADMMGLPAAAMKPGKEDAEGLQAMTLTLGADFKGAGVPIAGPAKAPDGVQKVEADKQVCAK
- a CDS encoding LCP family protein, translated to MEQSTRRQRSRQHVPHADELGWDDSLYEDGAGADRPAGAPDAASGDGSGDAAGSGDGSGGARRSGPRRNGARPRNRRGKRRILRWVSSVVALLILGTAGAGYLYYRHLDGKLKKEDLTLGDKPMADHKANSAGQTPLNILLIGSDARDSKANQKLGGAKETFGGPPLADVQMLLHVSADRSNMSVVSMPRDTMLKMPKCTDPETGKVYPASTGNVQTNESLGRGGPGCTVATWYELTGITIDHFMMIDFAGVVSMADAIGGVPVCVQENVHSRNAEGKGSGLKLEKGENVIQGEEALQWLRTRYGFEDGSDLARTHAQHMYMNSMVRELRKGAKLTDPGKLMSLAEAATDALTVDKGLGGVKKLYDLAEELKQVPTNRITMATMPNVYGEGSESGRVFPKPGDAEQLFDMVRDDVPLDGKASKRKPPAESKDPAAAPAETAVLVRNGTGSDTQAPTPQRATAVAGLLNSEGYTKAVADVTPDATARTEVLFPSADLEGDAQAIAKSLGIPVSSAKKSTDVSGVTLVVGADWRTGDTYPKSAAKDEGKTPDTARALNGADDTECMEIQPGFTF
- a CDS encoding glycosyltransferase family 2 protein, encoding MPAQPPAVSVIMPVLNEERHLRNSVQHILEQEYDGEMEVVIALGPSTDRTDEIAAELVRETADSDRARVQTVPNPTGRTPAALNAAIKASKHPVVVRVDGHGMLSPNYISTAVRLLEETGAQNVGGIMNAEGENDWEHAVAAAMTSKIGVGNAAFHTGGSAGPAETVYLGVFRRAALEQQGGYNEEFIRAQDWELNFRIREAGGRIWFSPELRVQYRPRPSVRELAKQYRNYGRWRHVVARFHSGSINLRYLAPPVAVCANVLGVVVGLAFTPWALIVPGGYLAAIVAGSVPAGKGLPLKARLQIPLALATMHMSWGVGFLTSPRSLAKKVIASRRPAVQQSA